In one Pseudomonas sp. Bout1 genomic region, the following are encoded:
- a CDS encoding dicarboxylate/amino acid:cation symporter codes for MTTRQPLYKSLYFQVIVAIVIGILLGHFYPQTGVALKPLGDGFIKLIKMVIAPIIFCTVVSGIAGMQSMKSVGKTGGYALLYFEVVSTIALLIGLIVVNVVQPGAGMHIDVATLDASKVAAYVTAGADQSIVGFLLNVIPNTIVGAFATGDILQVLMFSVIFGFALHRLGAYGKPVLDFIDRFAHVMFNIINMIMKLAPLGALGAMAFTIGAYGVGSLVQLGQLMICFYITCILFVVLVLGAICRAHGFSVLKLIRYIREELLIVLGTSSSESALPRMLIKMERLGAKKSVVGLVIPTGYSFNLDGTSIYLTMAAVFIAQATDTHMDITHQITLLLVLLLSSKGAAGVTGSGFIVLAATLSAVGHLPVAGLALILGIDRFMSEARALTNLVGNAVATLVVAKWVKELDEDKLQVELASGGRGISETREEDDLGVAEGPAPTAVK; via the coding sequence ATGACGACTCGTCAGCCACTGTACAAATCCCTGTATTTCCAGGTGATCGTTGCAATCGTTATCGGTATTTTGCTCGGTCACTTCTACCCGCAGACCGGCGTGGCCCTCAAGCCACTGGGTGACGGCTTTATCAAGCTGATCAAAATGGTCATCGCCCCGATCATCTTCTGCACCGTTGTCAGCGGTATCGCTGGCATGCAAAGCATGAAATCGGTCGGCAAAACCGGCGGCTACGCGCTGCTGTACTTCGAAGTCGTCTCCACCATCGCCCTGCTGATCGGCCTGATCGTGGTCAACGTTGTGCAACCGGGCGCCGGCATGCACATCGACGTGGCTACCCTGGACGCCTCTAAAGTAGCTGCCTACGTGACTGCCGGTGCAGACCAGAGCATCGTTGGCTTCCTGCTGAACGTGATCCCCAACACCATCGTTGGCGCGTTCGCTACCGGTGACATCCTGCAAGTGCTGATGTTCTCGGTGATCTTCGGTTTCGCCCTGCATCGCCTGGGTGCCTACGGCAAGCCGGTGCTGGACTTCATCGATCGCTTCGCCCACGTGATGTTCAACATCATCAACATGATCATGAAGCTCGCGCCACTCGGTGCCCTGGGCGCCATGGCGTTCACCATCGGTGCCTACGGCGTAGGTTCGCTGGTGCAGTTGGGCCAGTTGATGATCTGCTTCTACATCACCTGCATCCTGTTCGTGGTGCTGGTGCTGGGCGCCATCTGCCGCGCACACGGCTTCAGCGTGCTGAAACTGATTCGCTACATCCGTGAAGAGCTGCTGATCGTACTGGGTACTTCCTCGTCCGAATCCGCACTGCCGCGCATGCTGATCAAGATGGAACGCCTGGGCGCCAAGAAGTCGGTAGTCGGCCTGGTTATCCCGACTGGCTACTCCTTCAACCTGGACGGTACTTCGATCTACCTGACCATGGCTGCCGTGTTCATCGCCCAGGCGACTGACACCCACATGGACATCACCCACCAGATCACCCTGTTGCTGGTACTGCTGCTGTCCTCCAAGGGCGCTGCTGGTGTGACGGGTAGTGGCTTCATCGTACTGGCCGCTACCCTGTCGGCTGTTGGCCACCTGCCGGTTGCCGGCCTGGCGCTGATCCTGGGTATCGACCGCTTCATGTCTGAAGCCCGCGCACTGACTAACCTGGTAGGCAACGCTGTTGCTACCCTGGTTGTGGCCAAGTGGGTCAAGGAACTGGACGAAGACAAGCTGCAAGTCGAACTGGCTTCCGGTGGTCGCGGTATCTCCGAGACCCGTGAAGAAGACGACCTGGGCGTGGCTGAAGGCCCGGCGCCAACCGCCGTCAAGTAA
- a CDS encoding response regulator transcription factor: protein MKLLVVEDEALLRHHLLTRLTDSGHVVEAVGNAEEALYQTGQFNHDLAIIDLGLPGMGGLDLIRQLRAQAKTFPILILTARGNWQDKVEGLAAGADDYVVKPFQFEELEARMNALLRRSSGFTQSTIVAGPLLLDLNRKQASLDEQPLALTAYEYRILEYLMRHHQQVVAKDRLMEQLYPDDDERDPNVIEVLVGRLRRKLEGPAGFKPIDTVRGLGYLFNERCR, encoded by the coding sequence ATGAAATTGCTGGTTGTCGAAGATGAGGCGTTGCTGCGTCATCACCTGTTGACCCGCCTTACCGACAGCGGTCACGTGGTCGAGGCCGTGGGCAATGCCGAAGAGGCGCTGTACCAGACCGGGCAATTCAACCACGACCTGGCGATCATCGACCTGGGCCTGCCCGGCATGGGCGGCCTGGACCTGATCCGCCAACTGCGCGCCCAGGCCAAGACGTTCCCTATCCTGATCCTGACCGCCCGCGGCAATTGGCAGGACAAGGTCGAAGGCCTGGCCGCGGGTGCCGATGACTACGTGGTCAAGCCGTTCCAGTTCGAAGAGCTGGAAGCGCGGATGAACGCACTGCTGCGCCGCTCCAGCGGTTTCACCCAATCGACCATCGTCGCCGGGCCTTTGTTGCTGGACCTCAATCGCAAGCAGGCGTCGCTTGACGAGCAGCCGTTGGCGCTGACCGCCTACGAATACCGCATCCTCGAATACCTGATGCGTCACCACCAGCAAGTGGTCGCCAAGGACCGCCTGATGGAACAGCTCTACCCCGACGACGACGAGCGCGATCCGAACGTCATCGAAGTGCTGGTAGGCCGCCTGCGCCGCAAGCTGGAAGGCCCGGCGGGGTTCAAGCCGATCGACACCGTGCGTGGCCTGGGCTATCTGTTCAATGAGCGCTGCCGTTGA
- a CDS encoding CaiB/BaiF CoA-transferase family protein → MSGPLASLKVLDFSTLLPGPFASLLLADMGAEVLRIESPTRMDLLRVLPPHDQGVSASHAYLNRNKRSLALDLKQAEAVAIVRQLVADYDIVLEQFRPGVMERLGLGYEALKAINPKLIYVSITGYGQTGPYRDRAGHDINYLALAGIASYTGRQDSGPLPLGVQLADVGGGSLHAVIGLLAAVIARQHSGVGQYLDVSMTDCAFSLNAMAGAGYLACGVEPAWENQVLNGGSFYDYYRSREGRWLSVGSLEPAFMQQLCAALGRPELAAQGLSPKPEQQKALKLALQVEFEKRSFDELCALFAGIDACVEPVLNLSEAVEHPQLKARELVSQVPRGDGSAQAQIACPLKFSEGLPAARHIGAAVGAHTDEVLAGLGFSPQQIDDLRRAKVIQ, encoded by the coding sequence ATGTCAGGCCCCTTGGCGTCCCTCAAAGTACTGGATTTCTCTACCTTGCTGCCGGGGCCGTTCGCCTCGTTGCTGCTGGCCGACATGGGCGCCGAGGTGTTGCGCATCGAGTCCCCCACGCGCATGGACCTGCTGCGGGTGCTGCCGCCCCATGACCAGGGTGTATCGGCCAGCCATGCCTACCTCAACCGCAATAAACGCAGCCTGGCGCTCGACCTCAAGCAGGCCGAGGCGGTGGCGATCGTGCGGCAGTTGGTGGCGGACTACGACATCGTGCTGGAGCAGTTCCGCCCCGGGGTGATGGAGCGCCTGGGCCTGGGTTACGAGGCCTTGAAGGCGATCAACCCGAAGTTGATCTACGTCTCCATCACCGGCTACGGCCAGACCGGCCCCTACAGGGACCGCGCCGGCCACGACATCAACTACCTGGCCTTGGCGGGCATTGCCAGTTACACCGGGCGCCAGGACAGCGGGCCGTTACCTTTGGGCGTGCAGTTGGCGGACGTGGGCGGTGGCTCGTTGCACGCGGTGATCGGCTTGCTGGCGGCGGTGATCGCCCGGCAGCACAGCGGCGTGGGGCAATACCTGGATGTGAGCATGACTGACTGCGCCTTCAGCCTGAATGCGATGGCCGGCGCGGGTTACCTGGCGTGTGGCGTGGAACCTGCGTGGGAGAACCAGGTGCTCAATGGTGGCAGCTTCTATGACTATTACCGCTCTCGGGAGGGGCGGTGGTTGTCGGTAGGAAGCCTGGAGCCCGCCTTTATGCAGCAGTTGTGTGCAGCGCTTGGGCGCCCCGAGTTGGCGGCGCAGGGTTTGTCGCCCAAGCCCGAGCAGCAGAAAGCCCTCAAGCTGGCGTTGCAGGTCGAGTTCGAGAAGCGCAGCTTTGATGAGCTGTGTGCGTTGTTTGCCGGGATCGATGCGTGTGTCGAGCCGGTGCTGAATCTGAGCGAGGCGGTTGAACACCCGCAGTTGAAAGCCCGGGAGCTGGTCAGCCAGGTGCCGCGGGGCGATGGTTCGGCCCAGGCGCAGATCGCTTGCCCGTTGAAGTTTTCCGAGGGTTTGCCGGCGGCCAGGCACATCGGCGCGGCGGTGGGCGCCCACACGGATGAGGTGTTGGCGGGGTTAGGCTTCAGTCCTCAACAAATAGATGATTTGCGGCGTGCCAAGGTGATTCAGTAG
- a CDS encoding response regulator: protein MEHEAWQVLIVEDDERLAELTRDYLEGNGLQVSVEGNGALAAARIIAEQPDLVILDLMLPGEDGLSICRKVRERYDGVILMLTARTDDMDQVLGLDMGADDYVCKPVRPRLLLARIQALLRRSESVEPASPEKQRRLQFGPLVVDNALREAWLHEGGIELTSAEFDLLWLLVANAGRILSREEIFTALRGIGYDGQDRSIDVRISRIRPKIGDDPIHPRLIKTIRSKGYLFVPEAAADLTP, encoded by the coding sequence ATGGAGCATGAAGCCTGGCAGGTATTGATTGTCGAGGACGACGAACGACTGGCTGAGTTGACCCGTGATTACCTGGAGGGCAACGGCCTTCAGGTATCGGTGGAAGGCAACGGCGCCCTGGCAGCGGCGCGAATCATCGCCGAACAGCCCGACCTGGTGATCCTCGACCTGATGTTGCCCGGCGAAGACGGCCTGAGCATTTGCCGCAAGGTGCGCGAGCGTTACGACGGTGTAATCCTGATGCTCACCGCGCGTACCGACGACATGGACCAGGTGCTGGGCCTGGACATGGGCGCCGACGACTACGTGTGCAAACCCGTACGCCCACGCCTGCTGCTGGCGCGCATCCAGGCATTGCTGCGGCGCAGCGAAAGTGTCGAACCGGCCAGCCCCGAAAAACAGCGACGCCTGCAATTTGGCCCGCTGGTGGTGGACAACGCCTTGCGCGAAGCCTGGCTGCACGAAGGCGGCATCGAACTGACCAGCGCCGAGTTCGACCTGCTGTGGCTGCTGGTGGCGAATGCCGGGCGGATCCTGTCCCGGGAGGAAATCTTCACCGCCTTGCGCGGCATTGGCTATGACGGCCAGGACCGCTCCATCGACGTGCGTATTTCGCGAATCCGTCCGAAAATCGGTGACGACCCGATCCACCCGCGCCTGATCAAGACCATTCGCAGCAAAGGCTACCTGTTCGTCCCCGAAGCTGCCGCTGACCTTACGCCGTGA
- a CDS encoding AraC family transcriptional regulator, which yields MRERTIASHYARAALGGARRAGYDYSGLLQQVGITPELLNEPRARIAPEQFTRLLQMLWLALDDEYLGFAEGPSKRGTFAMMCHALIHCRTLEKALERGLLFYSLFPQGPRWRLTREGEMARLSLDDSQLWDPDHFLSECLLVIWHRLGSWLVGQRIRLDQATFSYPMPPHAAEYDLLFPCPQVFAAPSSSLVFPSRYLSLPLLQDERTLKHFLERSPADLLSRPDEGDSLSSQLRRLLSRDRTPWPDLEAVAQHLHISPQTLRRHLREEGTSFQALKDELRRDIAIYHLGRADLSLQEIAEQLGFSEPSAFHRAFKKWTGLTPGAYRAQET from the coding sequence ATGCGCGAACGTACCATCGCCAGTCATTACGCCCGGGCCGCCCTTGGCGGTGCGCGCCGGGCCGGCTACGATTATTCAGGCCTGCTGCAGCAAGTGGGCATCACCCCCGAACTGCTGAACGAACCCCGCGCCCGTATCGCCCCGGAGCAATTCACCCGGCTGCTGCAAATGCTCTGGCTCGCGCTGGATGACGAATACCTGGGCTTCGCCGAAGGCCCGAGCAAGCGCGGCACCTTCGCCATGATGTGCCACGCGCTGATTCACTGCCGCACCCTGGAGAAAGCGCTGGAACGCGGCTTATTATTTTATAGCCTATTCCCGCAGGGTCCGCGCTGGCGCCTGACACGCGAAGGGGAAATGGCCCGCCTGAGCCTGGACGATTCGCAGCTCTGGGACCCGGATCACTTCCTCAGTGAATGCCTGCTGGTGATCTGGCATCGCCTCGGCAGTTGGCTGGTCGGCCAGCGTATCCGCCTGGACCAGGCCACGTTCAGCTACCCGATGCCGCCCCACGCCGCTGAATATGACTTGCTGTTCCCCTGCCCGCAGGTATTCGCCGCGCCTTCCAGCAGCCTGGTGTTTCCCAGCCGCTACCTGAGCCTGCCGCTGTTGCAGGACGAGCGCACACTCAAGCACTTTCTCGAACGCTCACCGGCCGACCTGTTGTCGCGGCCAGATGAAGGCGACAGTTTGAGCAGCCAGCTGCGCCGTTTATTGAGCCGCGACCGCACGCCCTGGCCCGACCTGGAAGCCGTCGCCCAGCACTTGCATATCAGCCCGCAGACCCTGCGTCGGCATTTGCGGGAGGAAGGCACCAGCTTTCAGGCGCTCAAGGATGAATTACGCCGGGACATTGCGATTTATCATCTGGGGCGGGCGGATTTGTCGTTGCAGGAGATCGCCGAGCAGTTGGGGTTTTCCGAACCGTCGGCGTTTCATCGGGCGTTCAAGAAGTGGACCGGGTTGACGCCGGGGGCCTATAGAGCACAAGAAACCTAA
- a CDS encoding ATP-binding protein, with product MIRSLRVRLMLAATTLAVLFMLALLPAMQGAFSLALQDSIEQRLASDVTTLISAARVENNRLLMPAQLPDERFNLTDSRLLGYIYDREGHLVWRSRATQEENINYKPRYDGRGNEFARIREANGQEFFVYDVEVKLLGGKSAAFSIVALQPVREYQLTLEGLRENLYLGFGAALLVLLTLLWLGLTWGLQALRRLSQELDEIEGGTRESLSEQHPRELLRLTGSLNRLLHSEREQRTRYRDSLDDLAHSLKTPLAVLQGVSEDMAQRPEDRDQAWVLQSQIERMSQQISYQLQRASLRKSGLVRHQVRLEPVLQSLCDTLDKVYRDKGVKVAFDLPDECDVPIEKGALLELLGNLLENAYRLCLSKVRITLQESLEGTELCIEDDGPGVPPDQRARILQRGERLDRQHPGQGIGLAVVKDIIESYGARLTLGDSPLGGAAFKIHFPAV from the coding sequence TTGATTCGCTCGTTACGTGTGCGTTTGATGCTCGCGGCCACCACCCTGGCCGTGCTGTTTATGCTGGCCTTGTTGCCGGCCATGCAGGGCGCCTTCAGCCTGGCCCTGCAGGACTCCATCGAGCAGCGCCTGGCGTCGGATGTCACCACGCTGATTTCGGCTGCCCGGGTTGAAAACAATCGCCTGCTGATGCCTGCGCAGTTGCCGGATGAGCGCTTCAACCTCACCGACAGCCGCCTGCTGGGCTACATCTATGACCGCGAAGGCCACCTGGTATGGCGTTCGCGCGCGACCCAGGAAGAGAACATCAACTACAAACCGCGCTATGACGGGCGTGGCAACGAATTTGCGCGAATTCGTGAGGCCAACGGCCAGGAATTCTTCGTCTATGACGTCGAGGTCAAGCTGCTGGGCGGCAAGAGCGCGGCGTTCAGTATTGTTGCCCTGCAACCGGTGCGTGAATACCAACTGACCCTCGAAGGCCTGCGCGAAAACCTCTACCTGGGCTTTGGCGCCGCATTGCTGGTGTTGCTGACCCTGTTGTGGCTGGGCCTGACCTGGGGCTTGCAAGCGCTGCGCCGCCTGAGCCAGGAACTGGATGAAATCGAAGGCGGCACCCGGGAAAGCCTCAGCGAGCAACACCCCCGCGAACTGCTGCGCCTGACCGGCTCCCTCAACCGGTTGCTCCATAGCGAACGCGAGCAACGTACCCGTTACCGTGACTCCCTGGACGACCTGGCCCACAGCCTGAAAACCCCGTTGGCGGTGCTCCAGGGCGTGAGCGAAGACATGGCGCAGCGCCCCGAAGACCGCGACCAGGCCTGGGTGCTGCAATCGCAGATCGAACGCATGAGCCAGCAGATCAGCTACCAGTTGCAGCGCGCCAGCCTGCGTAAAAGCGGCCTGGTGCGTCACCAGGTGCGGCTGGAGCCGGTGCTGCAAAGTTTGTGCGACACCCTGGACAAGGTCTACCGCGACAAAGGCGTGAAGGTCGCCTTCGATTTGCCGGACGAGTGCGACGTACCGATCGAGAAGGGCGCCTTGCTCGAGTTGCTCGGCAACCTGCTGGAAAACGCCTACCGCCTGTGCCTGAGCAAAGTGCGCATTACCTTGCAGGAAAGCCTGGAAGGCACCGAACTGTGCATCGAAGACGACGGCCCCGGCGTGCCACCAGACCAGCGTGCGCGCATCCTGCAACGGGGCGAGCGGCTGGACCGCCAGCACCCGGGGCAGGGGATTGGCCTGGCGGTGGTCAAGGACATCATTGAAAGCTACGGCGCACGGCTGACCCTGGGGGATTCACCGCTGGGTGGTGCCGCGTTCAAGATCCATTTCCCGGCTGTCTGA
- a CDS encoding ATP-binding protein yields MNSIFLRIYGGMCAALILVALLGVLALHLLNEVRSGQYRERLAHGTFALMGDNLQPMSAIERRRALAVWERLLGIPLQLQTVAEAHLDLSQRTRLQRGQVLVEQTGPHAARVLRLVSDQEQLLLTGEVQQISEQLARATIYLLADELVRFPVAEQPQKLADLKQAKGFGFEMHLMMLDQADMDDDQRRRVSEGDTVMALGKGGDSIRVFAGMVGTPWVLEIGPLYQMNPYPPQWLILIALISLTLIGLIVYLLVRQLERRLSGLEAAATRIAKGSLEVRVPARGADSVGRLAAAFNGMAEHLQRLLAIQRELVRAVSHELRTPVARLRFGLEMISDAATPEARRKYMEGMDSDIQDLDGLVDEMLTYARLEQGSPALNFQRVDLSALLDQVIDELSPLRPQITVARGICLSSAHWDDAWVEAEPRYLHRALQNLVSNAMRHAQGQVLISYQVGQVRCRIDVEDDGPGVPESAWERIFTPFLRLDDSRTRASGGHGLGLSIVRRIIHWHGGRALISKSNNLGGACFSLSWPRDQEKPRP; encoded by the coding sequence GTGAACTCGATCTTCCTGCGCATTTACGGCGGCATGTGCGCGGCACTGATTCTGGTGGCGTTGCTCGGCGTACTGGCCTTGCACCTGCTCAATGAAGTGCGCAGTGGCCAGTACCGCGAGCGCCTGGCCCATGGCACCTTCGCGCTGATGGGCGACAACCTGCAACCCATGAGCGCCATCGAACGCCGCCGAGCGCTGGCGGTGTGGGAGCGCTTGTTGGGCATCCCGCTGCAATTGCAAACCGTGGCCGAGGCGCACCTGGACCTGAGCCAGCGTACCCGCCTGCAACGCGGGCAGGTGCTGGTGGAGCAAACCGGCCCTCACGCGGCCAGGGTGCTGAGGCTGGTCAGTGATCAGGAGCAACTGCTGCTTACCGGTGAAGTGCAGCAAATCAGTGAACAGCTGGCCCGGGCGACCATTTACCTGTTGGCCGATGAACTGGTGCGTTTCCCGGTGGCCGAGCAACCGCAAAAGCTTGCAGACCTCAAGCAGGCCAAGGGTTTTGGCTTCGAGATGCACCTGATGATGCTCGACCAGGCTGATATGGACGACGACCAGCGCCGTCGCGTGTCCGAGGGCGACACGGTGATGGCCCTGGGCAAGGGCGGCGATTCGATCCGGGTGTTTGCCGGCATGGTCGGCACGCCGTGGGTGTTGGAAATCGGCCCGCTGTACCAGATGAACCCATACCCGCCGCAATGGCTGATTTTGATTGCACTGATCAGCCTGACCCTGATCGGCTTGATCGTCTATCTATTGGTGCGCCAGCTGGAGCGGCGCTTGAGTGGCCTGGAAGCCGCCGCCACGCGCATCGCCAAAGGCAGCCTGGAAGTACGTGTGCCGGCCCGCGGTGCTGATTCGGTGGGGCGCCTGGCAGCAGCGTTCAATGGCATGGCCGAACACCTGCAACGCCTGTTGGCGATCCAGCGCGAATTGGTGCGCGCGGTGTCTCACGAGCTGCGCACGCCGGTGGCGCGCCTGCGGTTCGGCCTGGAGATGATCAGCGACGCGGCCACGCCTGAGGCGCGGCGCAAGTACATGGAAGGCATGGACAGCGACATCCAGGACCTCGATGGCCTGGTGGACGAGATGCTCACCTACGCACGGCTGGAGCAGGGTTCGCCGGCACTGAACTTCCAGCGGGTCGACCTCAGCGCGTTGCTCGACCAAGTGATTGATGAACTCTCCCCGCTACGCCCGCAAATAACCGTAGCGCGGGGCATCTGCCTGTCTTCAGCCCATTGGGACGACGCATGGGTGGAGGCCGAGCCGCGCTACTTGCACCGTGCCCTGCAAAACCTGGTGAGCAACGCCATGCGCCATGCCCAGGGCCAGGTACTGATCAGTTACCAGGTGGGCCAGGTGCGTTGCCGCATCGACGTGGAAGACGACGGGCCGGGAGTACCGGAAAGTGCCTGGGAGCGCATCTTCACCCCGTTCCTGCGCCTGGATGACAGCCGCACCCGTGCGTCGGGCGGGCACGGGTTGGGGTTGTCGATTGTCCGGCGGATCATTCATTGGCACGGCGGGCGGGCGTTGATCAGCAAGAGCAACAACCTGGGGGGTGCGTGTTTCAGCCTGAGCTGGCCAAGAGACCAAGAGAAACCCCGCCCGTAG
- a CDS encoding 4'-phosphopantetheinyl transferase family protein — protein MNSLPACCTPLDAHWPLPVALPGTVLLRTRFDPALLANGDFQRSAVPPPASIQRSVAKRQAEFLAGRLCARAALQLLDGLDCVPAIGEDRAPVWPAHISGSITHSTGHAAAIVAHKAQWRGLGMDLENLLTLERAERLAGEILTADELQRMAAGPREQIAQLVTLTFSAKESLFKALYPIVHKRFYFEHAELLEWSDTGHARLRLLTDLSAEWCHGKELQAQFAVDDGQLLSLVAVAAVEP, from the coding sequence ATGAATTCCCTACCCGCCTGCTGCACCCCACTTGACGCCCATTGGCCGTTGCCCGTCGCCTTGCCCGGCACGGTATTGCTGCGTACCCGTTTTGACCCGGCCTTGCTGGCCAACGGCGACTTCCAGCGCAGCGCCGTGCCGCCACCCGCGAGCATCCAGCGTTCGGTGGCCAAGCGGCAGGCGGAGTTTCTTGCCGGTCGCCTGTGTGCCCGCGCAGCGTTGCAACTACTGGATGGGCTCGATTGCGTGCCGGCGATTGGCGAGGACCGCGCACCGGTCTGGCCAGCACACATCAGCGGTTCGATCACCCACAGCACCGGGCATGCGGCAGCCATCGTCGCGCACAAGGCCCAGTGGCGCGGGTTGGGGATGGACCTTGAGAACCTGCTGACCCTGGAGCGGGCGGAACGCCTGGCCGGGGAAATTTTGACCGCAGATGAATTGCAGCGCATGGCCGCCGGGCCGCGGGAGCAAATTGCGCAGTTGGTGACGTTGACGTTTTCGGCGAAGGAAAGCCTGTTCAAGGCGCTCTACCCGATTGTGCACAAGCGCTTTTATTTTGAGCATGCCGAGTTGCTGGAATGGTCGGATACCGGCCATGCGCGGCTGCGGTTGCTGACGGATTTGTCTGCAGAGTGGTGCCATGGCAAGGAGCTGCAAGCGCAGTTTGCGGTGGATGACGGGCAGTTGTTGAGCCTGGTGGCCGTAGCAGCTGTCGAGCCTTAG